One genomic segment of Bradyrhizobium prioriisuperbiae includes these proteins:
- a CDS encoding HutD/Ves family protein, with product MTLTITRLDPEGYRRLPWKNGGGTLIDIADAYRADAPRDWDSLLWKFGRTAIVAPGPFSHLPGITRMQMVVKGEGLILEAADAEFDERRAFTPVRFAGELAIVTRLETGPVDVVNLMANAAAFAIDLVALTQPGTRGLAAGSHVIYAPAGDSFIEIDGAAFPLRDDHALRFDPTSSAQLSLISGLVVVGSIFAV from the coding sequence ATGACACTGACAATCACCCGACTGGATCCCGAGGGTTATCGCCGTCTGCCCTGGAAGAATGGCGGCGGGACCCTCATCGACATCGCCGACGCCTATCGCGCCGATGCACCGCGCGACTGGGACAGCCTGCTGTGGAAGTTCGGCCGCACGGCCATTGTGGCGCCCGGCCCGTTCTCCCATCTGCCTGGCATCACGCGCATGCAGATGGTGGTCAAGGGCGAGGGCTTGATCCTGGAGGCGGCGGATGCCGAGTTCGATGAGCGCCGGGCCTTCACGCCGGTTCGATTCGCCGGCGAACTGGCCATCGTCACCCGCCTTGAAACTGGCCCCGTCGACGTCGTGAACCTGATGGCGAATGCTGCCGCGTTCGCCATCGATCTTGTGGCGCTGACGCAGCCAGGGACCCGGGGGCTGGCAGCGGGAAGCCATGTGATTTACGCGCCTGCGGGTGACAGCTTCATCGAGATCGATGGCGCCGCGTTTCCGTTGCGCGATGACCATGCCCTGCGGTTTGATCCGACATCGTCGGCGCAACTGTCGCTGATCTCCGGGCTCGTTGTGGTCGGCTCGATTTTTGCGGTGTGA
- a CDS encoding serine hydrolase gives MTVAASQPLPTATETDPERQGWMKGLPPSADRAVMFQDESFRNFPQFRWAWSNLRQLVPTVNVWRGPGPASQLPRAERDIGGSVSTTMDGRPMTFARMLEETYTDGIAVLHRGQLIHERYFGALKPHKPHIAMSVTKSFTGTLAGILVADGKIDPQAPVAEYVPEFGRSAFGDARVQEVMDMTTGLAYTEVYTDKSSDVWGLRRANGMAPIEPGYDGPTTNFDYICVQKKQGEHGNAFAYKTVNTDVLAWICRRVSGQTLAELLSERIWTPMGAEEDAHYHVDRVGTESGGGGLSTTLRDLARFGETMRNHGRFNGRQIVPSTVVEDIARGGDPEKFKPAGYTTLPGASYRNQWWVSHNAHGAYMARGIHGQGIYVDPTAEMVIARYASHPMAGNMANDPVTLPAYMALAKELMAKR, from the coding sequence ATGACCGTCGCCGCCAGCCAGCCGCTTCCGACCGCTACCGAAACCGACCCGGAACGGCAGGGCTGGATGAAGGGCCTGCCGCCCTCGGCGGACCGCGCGGTGATGTTCCAGGACGAATCGTTCCGCAACTTTCCCCAATTCCGCTGGGCCTGGAGCAACCTGCGCCAGTTGGTGCCGACCGTGAACGTCTGGCGCGGACCCGGCCCGGCATCGCAACTGCCGCGTGCGGAGCGCGATATCGGCGGCTCCGTCTCCACCACCATGGACGGCCGCCCCATGACCTTCGCGCGGATGCTCGAGGAGACCTACACCGACGGCATCGCGGTGCTGCACCGGGGCCAATTGATCCATGAGCGCTATTTCGGCGCGCTGAAGCCGCACAAGCCGCACATCGCCATGTCGGTGACCAAGTCGTTCACCGGCACGCTGGCGGGCATTCTGGTGGCCGATGGAAAAATCGATCCGCAGGCGCCGGTCGCAGAGTATGTGCCCGAGTTCGGGCGAAGCGCGTTCGGCGATGCCCGCGTCCAGGAGGTGATGGATATGACCACCGGCCTCGCCTACACCGAGGTCTACACTGATAAGAGCTCGGACGTGTGGGGCCTGCGGCGGGCCAATGGCATGGCGCCGATCGAGCCGGGTTATGACGGTCCGACCACCAACTTCGATTATATCTGCGTGCAGAAAAAACAGGGCGAACACGGCAACGCGTTTGCCTACAAGACCGTCAACACCGACGTGCTGGCCTGGATCTGCCGCCGCGTCAGCGGCCAGACGCTGGCGGAGCTGCTGTCCGAGCGAATCTGGACGCCGATGGGCGCGGAGGAAGATGCGCACTATCATGTCGACCGCGTCGGCACTGAAAGCGGCGGCGGCGGTCTCTCCACCACCCTGCGCGACCTCGCGCGTTTCGGCGAGACCATGCGCAACCACGGCCGCTTCAACGGCCGCCAGATCGTCCCGTCAACCGTGGTCGAGGACATCGCCCGCGGCGGCGATCCCGAAAAATTCAAACCCGCCGGTTACACCACCCTGCCCGGCGCGTCCTATCGCAATCAATGGTGGGTGAGCCACAATGCGCATGGTGCCTATATGGCGCGCGGAATCCACGGCCAGGGCATCTATGTCGATCCCACAGCCGAAATGGTGATCGCGCGTTATGCGTCGCATCCGATGGCCGGCAACATGGCCAACGATCCGGTGACGCTGCCGGCCTATATGGCGCTGGCGAAGGAGTTAATGGCGAAGAGATAA
- a CDS encoding transporter — MRFTTALMAAAGVAAIAATPANAYEAAAAQTKAGSFIGASAGVPPPGIYMFNQVYTFQGNLAGPVTKTVGNKVGAQGFVDVQGFLFVPGWTFLGATYDALIVQPFVAQSLGAPFNTQSSGMFNTYIVPIELSWMLGESGFAVKTGLGIYVPDGTKTGVAGTGNVGSPYWTFQPEIIVSYLADGWNLSAAIYGEFNTASTVTGYTTGNILHADFTATKTVGKWTFGPVAYYQGQITKDKSSAFYGNAILNANKYDIWAVGGLIGYDFGVASLSLWGTQEVSAKASGSTVGGPVDQSAIPQGFTVFATLSYRLWAPDEPAPTPKRPMIHK, encoded by the coding sequence ATGAGGTTTACGACAGCTCTCATGGCCGCGGCGGGTGTCGCGGCGATCGCAGCGACACCCGCCAATGCCTATGAAGCGGCGGCGGCACAGACCAAGGCGGGCTCGTTCATCGGCGCCAGCGCCGGCGTGCCGCCACCCGGCATCTACATGTTCAACCAAGTATATACGTTCCAGGGCAATCTCGCCGGACCGGTGACGAAGACGGTGGGAAACAAGGTCGGCGCGCAGGGGTTCGTCGACGTGCAGGGCTTCCTGTTCGTTCCCGGCTGGACTTTCCTCGGCGCCACCTATGACGCGCTGATCGTGCAACCCTTTGTCGCACAGAGCCTCGGGGCTCCGTTCAACACGCAATCGAGCGGGATGTTCAACACCTATATCGTGCCGATCGAGCTGAGCTGGATGCTTGGCGAGAGCGGGTTTGCGGTCAAGACCGGTCTCGGTATCTATGTGCCCGACGGCACCAAGACCGGCGTTGCCGGCACCGGCAACGTCGGCTCGCCATACTGGACATTCCAGCCGGAAATTATTGTGTCGTATCTGGCCGACGGCTGGAACCTGTCCGCAGCGATCTACGGAGAATTCAATACCGCGAGCACTGTCACCGGCTATACGACGGGGAACATTCTCCACGCCGACTTCACGGCGACCAAGACGGTCGGCAAATGGACATTCGGACCGGTTGCCTACTATCAGGGGCAAATTACCAAGGACAAGTCCAGCGCGTTCTATGGCAACGCCATCCTCAACGCCAACAAATACGATATCTGGGCGGTCGGCGGTCTGATCGGCTATGACTTCGGGGTTGCGAGCCTGTCGTTGTGGGGCACGCAGGAGGTTTCGGCAAAGGCGTCCGGGTCCACGGTCGGAGGCCCTGTCGACCAGTCTGCCATCCCGCAGGGCTTCACGGTGTTTGCGACGCTGAGCTATCGGCTGTGGGCACCGGACGAGCCGGCGCCGACGCCGAAGCGGCCGATGATTCACAAATAA
- a CDS encoding tetratricopeptide repeat protein yields MRFSMLLAGLAVLTVVPAPARADSQSDLEQCKLIGGLDRVDQSIAACDRVIADSGVAGSRRAAAFSNRCGWWWARQQLERALPDCDAAIRIDPDAPAAYINRGNVYLGKGDKARALGDYDEAVRRDPKSAWAYNSRGNFYRNNNDPDPALADFDAAIRLDPYYALAYFDRGAVYKSRNEFARALADLNESLRLDPNNAQAYFNRGSVSYSMGDNARAIADYTAAIRFDPAYAAAYLNRGVAYFFVGRSVADAEADFRKANELDSKNAYAALWLELAERRNKAPSRLAQTARHLDMTAWPAPVIRQFLGELSSAQTLAAAADSDPKATQGQTCEAAFYGGEWALLKDRRQDAQRLFRLAASSCPQGFIEATAAIAELVLKY; encoded by the coding sequence ATGCGCTTCTCGATGCTGCTTGCTGGCCTGGCCGTGTTGACCGTGGTTCCGGCTCCGGCACGTGCCGACAGCCAAAGCGACCTTGAGCAGTGCAAGCTGATCGGAGGCCTCGACAGGGTGGATCAGAGCATTGCGGCCTGCGATCGCGTCATCGCCGATTCCGGCGTGGCCGGATCACGCCGTGCGGCGGCTTTCAGCAATCGCTGTGGATGGTGGTGGGCCAGGCAGCAGCTGGAACGTGCGCTGCCGGATTGCGACGCGGCGATCCGGATCGATCCCGATGCCCCGGCCGCCTATATCAACAGGGGCAATGTGTATCTCGGCAAAGGCGACAAGGCGCGCGCCCTTGGCGACTATGACGAGGCCGTCCGGCGCGATCCAAAAAGCGCCTGGGCCTACAACAGCCGCGGTAACTTCTACAGGAACAATAACGATCCCGATCCCGCTCTGGCCGATTTTGATGCTGCGATCCGGCTCGATCCGTATTATGCCTTGGCCTATTTTGATCGCGGCGCCGTCTACAAGAGCAGGAATGAGTTCGCCCGGGCCCTGGCCGATCTCAATGAATCGCTGCGGCTCGATCCGAACAATGCTCAAGCCTATTTTAACCGCGGCAGCGTGTCCTACAGCATGGGCGACAATGCGCGCGCCATCGCCGACTACACCGCGGCAATCCGTTTCGATCCGGCTTACGCCGCGGCCTATCTGAACAGGGGCGTCGCCTATTTCTTTGTCGGCCGTTCGGTTGCGGACGCGGAGGCCGATTTCAGGAAGGCGAATGAGCTCGATTCCAAAAACGCTTATGCTGCTTTGTGGCTCGAGCTTGCCGAACGCCGCAACAAGGCTCCGAGCCGTCTGGCACAAACCGCGCGACACCTGGATATGACGGCATGGCCGGCTCCGGTGATCCGCCAGTTTCTCGGCGAGTTGAGTTCGGCGCAGACCCTGGCCGCCGCCGCGGACAGTGATCCAAAGGCCACGCAGGGGCAGACCTGTGAAGCAGCGTTCTATGGCGGCGAATGGGCGCTGCTGAAGGACAGGCGGCAGGACGCGCAACGCCTGTTCCGCCTTGCCGCGAGCAGTTGTCCGCAGGGGTTCATCGAAGCGACGGCGGCGATCGCGGAGCTTGTGCTCAAGTATTGA
- a CDS encoding MFS transporter, giving the protein MMLSTEVAEFRRAAPRPDASAALAEPVMPVRKRFIGLLTLASLGLYTGMFGISNLLLPRQAALISPDSKETAFALISSLGALAAVLANPLIGALSDRTTSRFGRRHGWTIGGATIAAIALILLGHQTTLLGMVVLWCVAMAGMNGMQASLTAEVPDHVPVRQRAVTSAFMGVMPAAGTIVGVVLAAYVFTGLSEGYVALAAMVLLLALPFVLTTRDAVLSRAALAPFRWRDFLAGFWISPRQHPDFAWAWITRFMMQLGSAMFTLYLLFFLRDVVHYEQVFPGKRSEEGVFILTLIYTGCSLLTATTVGYLSDRRGRRKIFVIVSGLVQGAAMLLLAVWHTWLGVQCVTAILALGYGAYIAVDQAMITQVLPAAGNRGKDLGVINFAIAGPYALAPVLAAPLVIQFGGYPTLCAVAGTILVLGSIFVRNIKTVP; this is encoded by the coding sequence ATGATGCTGTCGACGGAGGTGGCCGAATTCAGAAGGGCAGCACCACGTCCCGACGCATCGGCGGCGCTCGCCGAGCCGGTGATGCCCGTTCGCAAGCGGTTCATCGGCCTGCTGACACTGGCCAGTCTCGGCCTCTACACCGGGATGTTTGGGATCAGCAATCTGCTGCTGCCGCGGCAGGCCGCGCTGATCTCGCCCGACAGCAAGGAGACGGCGTTCGCGCTGATCTCGAGCCTCGGCGCTCTCGCCGCGGTGCTGGCCAATCCGCTCATCGGAGCGTTGTCCGATCGCACCACATCGCGATTTGGCCGCCGCCATGGCTGGACCATCGGCGGCGCCACGATCGCTGCCATCGCCCTCATTTTACTCGGCCATCAGACTACGTTGCTTGGCATGGTGGTGCTGTGGTGCGTGGCGATGGCGGGCATGAACGGCATGCAGGCGTCGCTGACCGCGGAGGTGCCGGATCATGTGCCGGTGCGGCAGCGCGCGGTGACCAGCGCCTTCATGGGCGTGATGCCGGCTGCCGGCACCATCGTCGGCGTGGTGCTGGCGGCTTACGTGTTCACCGGGCTGTCGGAAGGCTATGTCGCGCTTGCCGCGATGGTCCTGCTGCTGGCGCTGCCGTTCGTGCTGACCACGCGGGATGCCGTGCTGTCCCGTGCCGCGCTGGCGCCATTCCGCTGGCGTGATTTCCTCGCCGGCTTCTGGATCAGTCCGCGGCAGCATCCGGACTTCGCCTGGGCCTGGATCACCCGCTTCATGATGCAGCTCGGCTCGGCGATGTTCACGCTCTATCTGCTGTTCTTCCTGCGCGACGTGGTTCACTACGAGCAGGTGTTTCCGGGCAAGCGATCCGAGGAGGGCGTGTTCATCCTCACATTGATCTATACCGGCTGCTCCCTGCTGACGGCGACCACCGTCGGTTATCTCTCCGACCGCCGTGGGCGGCGCAAGATTTTTGTGATCGTGTCGGGACTGGTGCAGGGCGCCGCCATGCTGCTGCTCGCGGTCTGGCACACCTGGCTGGGCGTCCAGTGCGTCACCGCCATTCTGGCGCTCGGCTATGGCGCCTATATTGCGGTCGACCAGGCCATGATCACCCAGGTGCTGCCCGCGGCCGGCAATCGCGGCAAGGACCTCGGCGTGATCAATTTCGCGATCGCGGGCCCCTATGCACTGGCGCCGGTTCTCGCCGCGCCATTGGTTATCCAGTTCGGCGGCTACCCCACACTCTGTGCGGTCGCGGGGACGATCCTGGTGCTGGGTTCGATCTTCGTGCGCAACATCAAGACCGTGCCGTGA
- a CDS encoding amidase, which translates to MTPDATELAAMIRRKDITALEAVDDAIARAEAMQPKLNFLVTATFDQARARARAGGLGGPFAGVPYLIKDMYDIAGVATRWGARATEMAPLPAESSPQVKAFEAAGLVLIGKSSLGEFGFLPTSEPLAFGPTRNPWDLSLSSGGSSGGAAAAVAAGVLPMADAADGGGSIRIPASACGLFGLKPSPSRLIGDQHTAGGLEVTAEHCISRSVRDSAALFAAMERVGADALLPPIGAVTAPSKRRLRVGYVINSIGGRQPDADVRAGLDGTARLLEQLGHTVEETTWPLDGAALNDDFFKFWMAGAREAVGLARLAINPKIVALVSLALQSIGLLRDGIGRKPDELMLEPFTLQMAEMAARLPAGELENARARMREYQKSYVGWFSAYDVTLSPTLVRPSVPVGHIDGSMSVDTLLTRFGEFADYTLIHNVARAPAMSVPLHWTAGGLPVGMQFAGREGDERMLFELAYELEAARPWAHRRPPVFAGGRPQ; encoded by the coding sequence GTGACCCCGGACGCAACCGAACTTGCCGCGATGATCCGGCGCAAGGACATCACCGCGCTGGAAGCTGTCGATGACGCCATCGCTCGTGCCGAGGCGATGCAGCCGAAACTCAATTTCCTGGTCACGGCGACGTTCGATCAGGCGCGGGCAAGGGCGCGAGCCGGCGGCTTGGGCGGTCCCTTTGCCGGCGTGCCTTATCTCATCAAGGATATGTATGACATCGCGGGCGTTGCCACCCGTTGGGGCGCGCGCGCCACGGAGATGGCGCCGCTGCCGGCTGAAAGCTCTCCGCAGGTGAAAGCCTTCGAAGCCGCGGGGCTGGTGCTGATCGGCAAATCGTCGCTCGGCGAGTTCGGTTTCCTGCCGACATCAGAGCCGTTGGCGTTTGGGCCGACCCGCAATCCCTGGGATCTCAGCCTGTCGTCGGGCGGATCATCGGGCGGTGCGGCGGCGGCGGTCGCGGCCGGGGTGCTGCCGATGGCGGACGCCGCCGACGGCGGCGGTTCGATCCGTATTCCGGCCTCGGCGTGTGGCCTGTTCGGCCTGAAGCCGTCACCCAGCCGGCTGATCGGCGATCAGCACACCGCCGGTGGGCTCGAGGTCACCGCTGAGCATTGCATCTCGCGCAGCGTGCGCGATTCGGCGGCATTGTTCGCGGCGATGGAGCGCGTTGGCGCGGACGCGCTGTTGCCGCCGATCGGCGCCGTGACGGCACCGTCGAAGCGCCGCTTGCGTGTCGGCTATGTGATTAACAGCATCGGCGGCCGGCAGCCGGACGCAGATGTGCGGGCCGGCTTGGACGGCACCGCCAGGCTGCTGGAACAGCTCGGCCACACGGTTGAGGAAACCACCTGGCCGCTCGACGGCGCTGCGCTGAACGACGACTTTTTCAAGTTCTGGATGGCGGGGGCGCGCGAGGCCGTGGGGCTGGCACGCCTCGCCATCAATCCAAAAATCGTCGCACTGGTCTCTCTCGCTTTGCAATCGATCGGACTGCTTCGCGATGGCATCGGGCGCAAGCCGGATGAATTGATGCTGGAGCCCTTCACCCTGCAGATGGCAGAGATGGCCGCGCGGTTGCCCGCGGGCGAGCTTGAGAACGCCAGAGCCAGAATGCGGGAGTATCAGAAATCCTATGTCGGCTGGTTCTCTGCCTATGATGTGACCCTGTCTCCGACGCTGGTGCGGCCGTCGGTTCCGGTTGGTCATATTGACGGCAGCATGTCGGTCGACACCTTGCTGACGCGTTTTGGCGAATTCGCCGACTATACGCTGATCCACAATGTCGCAAGAGCGCCGGCCATGAGTGTGCCGCTGCACTGGACGGCAGGTGGATTGCCGGTGGGGATGCAATTCGCCGGCCGCGAAGGCGATGAACGGATGCTGTTTGAGCTGGCCTATGAGCTCGAGGCGGCACGGCCGTGGGCGCATCGCCGGCCTCCGGTGTTCGCCGGCGGGAGGCCGCAATGA